In Sphaeramia orbicularis chromosome 15, fSphaOr1.1, whole genome shotgun sequence, a single genomic region encodes these proteins:
- the LOC115434748 gene encoding coiled-coil domain-containing protein 177, which yields MDKVRSTFPVLHLDLNNFDSNEAERSRYVLTSPRSLQSCARVGVKPVELLIKSLNELRTEQQDVPFEAVRVMHESYEKERRKLLQMCREERNKLIQADEDRWPSSKKHSKVTPSNSHIKLHDDESAIQEKAGPFAYADLCFKGKSVSRSSCSAGIRDLDRSTVGSFSLGDLRHSSATEKTLEKLTKDIKKEMSVTIPERDRKIAALMLVRHQEEKSRLKLCHKEEQERQEARRQEEVQRAEAEKQRRRKLRHSMRRWHEELEVRRRLRECEEKQKAGQLEQEVQMQEDRWRRLKEEVEAHRRGKRETAKKEAVERKRHQERLLRHKEEVEKRVLEKEKQVAMEREQKARRSKCLQEDKERQRLQEENRKELLRCILMRQQKELQVEEEEAQKRSILETKLQNSCKRRAEIVEARIRELQERATQEEKQIQRAQRRAKIQDLQEVTHKQILYELSQRRMEKATQHALVQSRNKVQQTHQYNKHRQLCHQRLRERMQTEEEAMRKVREGYVGMKEWKRERLRRQREQIQEEAQRLTRACFHMRDRVRQHTQTHTFDRMALEAQLAASISHMKLS from the coding sequence aTGGATAAAGTGAGGTCCACCTTTCCTGTGCTTCACTTGGACCTGAACAACTTTGACTCGAACGAAGCGGAAAGGAGTCGCTATGTTCTGACCAGTCCACGCTCCCTGCAGTCCTGTGCACGCGTTGGTGTCAAACCTGTCGAGCTCCTGATTAAGTCTCTGAATGAGTTGAGAACTGAACAACAGGATGTACCCTTTGAAGCCGTGAGAGTTATGCATGAATCCTATGAAAAGGAGAGACGGAAGCTTTTGCAAATGTGCCGAGAAGAGAGGAACAAATTAATCCAGGCGGATGAAGACAGGTGGCCCAGCAGTAAAAAACACTCTAAGGTAACCCCTTCAAACTCCCATATTAAACTGCATGATGATGAGTCTGCTATTCAAGAGAAAGCAGGACCATTTGCATATGCAGATCTGTGTTTTAAAGGAAAATCTGTGAGCAGGTCCTCTTGTTCAGCTGGTATAAGAGACCTGGACAGAAGCACAGTTGGCAGCTTCAGCCTGGGAGACCTCAGACACTCCTCAGCTACAGAGAAGACACTGGAGAAGCTGACCAAAGACATTAAAAAGGAGATGAGTGTGACTATTCCAGAGAGAGACCGTAAGATAGCAGCTCTTATGCTGGTGAGGCACCAGGAGGAGAAATCCAGACTGAAGCTCTGTCACAAGGAGGAACAGGAGCGACAAGAGGCCCGCAGGCAGGAGGAAGTCCAGCGGGCTGAAGCTgagaaacagaggaggaggaagctgAGGCACAGCATGAGGCGTTGGCATGAGGAACTGGAGGTCCGCAGAAGGCTCAGGGAGTGTGAGGAGAAACAGAAAGCAGGACAGCTTGAGCAGGAGGTGCAAATGCAAGAGGACCGCTGGAGGAGACTGAAAGAGGAGGTGGAGGCCCATCGTAGAGGGAAGCGAGAGACTGCAAAGAAGGAGGCAGTGGAGCGCAAACGCCACCAGGAGAGGCTCCTGAGACacaaggaggaggtggagaaaagGGTGCTAGAGAAGGAGAAGCAAGTAGCCATGGAGAGAGAGCAAAAGGCAAGGAGGAGCAAATGTCTGCAGGAAGACAAAGAGAGGCAGAGGCTGCAGGAGGAAAATCGTAAAGAACTTTTGCGGTGCATCCTCATGAGGCAACAGAAAGAGTTgcaggtggaagaggaggaggcgcaGAAGAGGAGCATACTTGAGACAAAGCTGCAAAACTCTTGTAAGAGACGTGCGGAGATTGTGGAGGCACGTATCAGGGAGCTGCAAGAGAGAGCAACACAGGAGGAGAAGCAGATTCAGAGGGCACAGCGGAGGGCCAAGATACAGGACCTGCAGGAGGTCACACACAAACAGATCTTATATGAACTGAGCCAGCGTCGCATGGAGAAAGCTACCCAGCATGCTTTGGTGCAGAGCAGGAATAAAGTTCAGCAAACGCATCAGTACAACAAACACCGGCAGCTTTGCCACCAGAGGCTCAGAGAGAGGATGCAGACAGAGGAGGAGGCAATGAGGAAGGTCAGGGAAGGCTACGTTGGCATGAAAGAGTGGAAGAGAGAGAGACTGCGCAGACAGCGAGAACAGATACAGGAGGAGGCGCAAAGGCTGACGAGAGCCTGCTTTCACATGAGGGACAGAGTgagacaacacacacagacacacacctttgATCGGATGGCTCTGGAGGCTCAGCTGGCTGCCTCCATAAGCCACATGAAACTGTCATAG
- the nsmce4a gene encoding non-structural maintenance of chromosomes element 4 homolog A, with the protein MKRARSSEADEETPRQNGSSGRRRGVQQHRGNEDDEGPGLGAANLQDDDIDPSLRREIRSKYRDLINSVQQNREDMLSPSNNKLTEVLEEANKLFQDVREAREAALDAQLLVVATDLGKEKASQLFSEGAAFDPTAFAEHLLSFMGLNRLEDEEEELQNGAVDGYLPQDAWHRVAKRAESCFKTAPAFHYMMGSFHAEPPPPKQRIERQRKVPGKEAKRMMPTQLKKMEESHQEATEKEVERILGFLKGYHQDDPSTPISYYEFVIDPNSFSRTIENMFHTSFLIRDGLARMYLDDKLPCIAPVEEGEVEAGGSASRKQCITSISLKTWKELIDAFDISDTLIQPLNTQNE; encoded by the exons ATGAAAAGAGCCAGAAGCAGCGAAGCAGATGAGGAGACTCCCCGGCAGAACGGCTCCTCCGGCCGCAGGAGAGGAGTGCAGCAGCACCGGGGAAACGAAGACGATGAGGGCCCTGGTCTGGGCGCTGCTAACCTGCAAGACGACGATATTGACCCCAGTCTGAGGAGAGAAATCCGCAGCAAATACAGAGACCTCATCAACTCAGTGCAAC AGAACAGAGAAGATATGCTAAGTCCATCCAACAACAAACTTACAGAGGTTTTAGAAGAGGCAAACAAACTTTTTCAAGatg TGCGAGAGGCGAGGGAAGCAGCTCTAGATGCCCAGCTTCTCGTTGTAGCCACTGACCTCGGAAAGGAGAAAGCCAGTCAGCTTTTTTCAGAGGGCGCTGCTTTTGACCCCACTGCATTCGCTGAGCATCTA TTGTCCTTCATGGGTCTGAACCGActagaagatgaggaggaggagcttcAGAATGGAGCAGTCGATGGATACCTGCCGCAGGACGCCTGGCATAGAGTGGCCAAGAGAGCAGAGAGCTGCTTCAAAACAGCACCAGCCTTCCACTACAT GATGGGATCATTTCATGCAGAACCTCCTCCACCAAAGCAAAGAATTGAGCGGCAAAGGAAAGTACCTGGCAAAGAAGCTAAAAGAATGATGCCCACGCAG CTGAAGAAAATGGAAGAGTCCCATCAAGAGGCAACAGAGAAAGAGGTGGAAAGGATCCTGGGATTCCTAAAGGGTTACCACCAAGACGATC CATCAACGCCGATATCCTACTACGAATTTGTCATCGACCCAAACTCATTTTCCCGCACAATAGAAAACATGTTCCACACATCGTTTCTAATCAGG GATGGTTTGGCACGGATGTATCTAGATGACAAGTTGCCTTGTATAG caCCGGTGGAAGAAGGGGAGGTGGAGGCTGGAGGATCAGCCAGTCGTAAACAGTGCATCACCTCTATCAGCCTAAAAACATGGAAG GAGCTCATAGATGCCTTTGACATCAGCGACACACTGATTCAGCCTCTCAACACACAGAATGAGTGA